A genomic stretch from Actinomycetota bacterium includes:
- a CDS encoding YbaB/EbfC family nucleoid-associated protein, producing MSKDLQRMMKEAQKMAAQMQRAQESLAETEVEGSAGGGAVKVRATADGHVLSVELDPELLTDVEEDDVEMIGDTITAAVNDALNKGREAQEQAMGPLAGGMGNLGIPGLG from the coding sequence ATGAGCAAGGACCTTCAGCGCATGATGAAAGAGGCGCAGAAGATGGCCGCGCAGATGCAGAGGGCGCAGGAGAGCCTCGCGGAGACCGAGGTCGAGGGCAGCGCGGGTGGCGGCGCGGTAAAGGTTCGGGCGACGGCCGACGGTCACGTGCTGTCGGTCGAGCTGGACCCGGAGCTTCTGACCGACGTCGAGGAAGACGACGTCGAGATGATCGGCGACACCATCACGGCCGCGGTCAACGACGCTCTGAACAAGGGGCGGGAGGCTCAGGAGCAGGCGATGGGCCCGCTCGCCGGCGGCATGGGGAACCTCGGGATCCCCGGGCTCGGCTAG
- a CDS encoding aspartate kinase — MALIVQKYGGTSVGDPERIKSVAARIVAAAEAGQQVCVVVSAMGHTTDQLVDMAAQISPAPYARELDMLLSAGERISMALLSMAIIELGREAISFTGSQAGIVTDTTHGKARIVEVRARRVIEALETGKIVIVAGFQGVSTALDVTTLGRGGSDTTAVALAAALKADACEIYTDVSGVYTADPRIVPEATKLHAVTYEEMLELSASGAKVLMLRSVEYARNYGVTIHVRSSFSDEKGTWIKKEDERMEQAIISGIAHDTSEAKVTVLGVPDRPGVAARVFRPLADEGVNVDMIVQNASSDGRTDIFFTLPKEDLRRAEPILQKVASEVGAEGVSTDPDIAKVSLVGAGMKTHPGVAASMFDALADAGINIEIISTSSIRVSCVVRASEVAKAVQVIHDKFELSTAAIRREMHPVTATGEFEALKDAP, encoded by the coding sequence ATGGCCCTGATCGTGCAGAAGTACGGCGGTACCTCCGTCGGAGATCCCGAACGCATCAAGAGCGTCGCGGCGCGCATAGTCGCGGCCGCGGAGGCGGGCCAACAGGTGTGCGTGGTGGTCTCGGCGATGGGGCACACGACAGACCAGCTGGTCGACATGGCCGCGCAGATCTCTCCCGCGCCGTACGCCCGCGAGCTGGACATGCTGCTGTCGGCGGGCGAGCGGATATCGATGGCGCTGTTGTCGATGGCGATCATCGAGCTGGGCCGCGAGGCGATCTCCTTCACCGGATCCCAGGCGGGGATCGTCACCGACACCACCCACGGCAAGGCGCGCATCGTCGAGGTCCGGGCGCGCCGCGTTATCGAAGCGCTGGAGACAGGCAAGATCGTGATCGTCGCCGGGTTCCAGGGCGTCTCGACCGCGCTCGACGTCACGACGCTTGGGCGCGGAGGCTCCGACACGACGGCGGTGGCGCTGGCCGCGGCGCTGAAGGCCGACGCGTGCGAGATCTACACCGACGTCAGCGGCGTCTACACCGCCGACCCGCGCATCGTTCCGGAGGCCACGAAGTTGCACGCGGTGACGTACGAGGAGATGTTGGAGCTGTCCGCATCCGGCGCGAAGGTGCTGATGCTTCGCAGCGTCGAATACGCTCGGAACTACGGCGTAACGATCCACGTCCGCTCGTCGTTCAGCGACGAGAAGGGCACGTGGATCAAGAAGGAGGATGAGCGCATGGAGCAAGCGATCATCTCCGGGATCGCTCACGACACCTCGGAAGCAAAGGTGACCGTTCTCGGGGTGCCCGACCGACCGGGGGTCGCGGCTCGCGTGTTCAGGCCGCTGGCCGACGAGGGCGTGAACGTCGACATGATCGTCCAGAACGCGTCCTCCGACGGCCGCACCGACATCTTCTTCACGCTTCCGAAGGAAGACCTGCGGCGCGCCGAGCCGATCCTCCAGAAGGTTGCTTCCGAGGTCGGGGCCGAGGGGGTATCGACGGATCCCGACATCGCCAAGGTGTCGCTCGTCGGGGCCGGGATGAAGACGCACCCGGGAGTTGCGGCCAGCATGTTCGACGCTCTCGCCGATGCCGGTATCAACATCGAGATCATCTCGACCTCTTCGATCCGCGTCTCGTGTGTGGTGCGAGCGTCAGAGGTAGCGAAGGCGGTGCAGGTCATCCACGACAAGTTCGAGCTCTCCACCGCGGCGATTCGGCGCGAGATGCACCCGGTCACCGCGACCGGCGAGTTCGAAGCGCTGAAGGACGCGCCGTGA
- the recR gene encoding recombination mediator RecR: MFAGPIQDLIDELARLPGIGPKSAQRVAVYLLKSAPAEAHRLAQSIVEAKDKVTLCRVCFNFSDSELCGYCSDPRRDPSVICVVQEAPDIVAIERTREYRGLYHVLQGAVHPLEGVRIEDLRVTELLERIRGQASFDGNQGVRVEEVILATNPNVEGEATAMELLRLLAPLPVQVTRLASGLPIGGDLEFADEVTLGRALEGRRRLGG; this comes from the coding sequence GTGTTCGCAGGGCCCATCCAGGACCTCATCGACGAGCTTGCGCGGCTTCCCGGGATCGGCCCGAAGAGCGCACAGCGCGTGGCGGTCTACCTCTTGAAGTCGGCGCCGGCCGAGGCACACCGGTTGGCGCAGTCGATCGTCGAGGCGAAGGACAAGGTCACGTTGTGCCGCGTTTGCTTCAACTTCTCCGATTCGGAGCTCTGCGGGTACTGCAGCGATCCGAGGCGCGACCCCTCCGTCATCTGCGTCGTTCAAGAGGCCCCCGACATCGTCGCGATCGAGCGGACGCGTGAGTACCGCGGGCTGTACCACGTGCTCCAGGGGGCGGTCCATCCGCTGGAGGGTGTGCGGATCGAAGACCTCAGGGTGACCGAGCTGCTCGAGCGGATCCGGGGCCAGGCCTCGTTCGACGGGAACCAGGGCGTGCGTGTGGAAGAGGTCATCCTCGCGACCAACCCGAACGTGGAGGGTGAGGCCACGGCGATGGAGCTGCTACGCCTCTTGGCGCCGCTGCCGGTCCAGGTCACGCGGCTGGCGAGCGGTTTGCCCATCGGCGGAGACCTCGAGTTCGCCGACGAGGTGACGCTGGGGCGGGCGCTGGAGGGCCGGCGCCGCTTGGGGGGCTGA
- the dnaX gene encoding DNA polymerase III subunit gamma/tau codes for MAYLSLYRKHRPQSFAEILGQDHVSATLSNAVNEGRIAHAYLFTGPRGTGKTSTARILAKALNCERGPTSDPCQVCRSCVAITEGSSLDVFEMDAASHSGVDDTREILAGVALGTAGSRKKVYVIDEVHMLTTQSFNALLKTLEEPPDHVLFVLATTESHKVLPTIVSRTQRFDFRRLSADVLEQHLSNVAKLENIEIEQEALALIARHADGSARDALSALDQLSSFGGAITLLDAEGLLGKRAEDAFIEIFDAIAAADVGAVFRCIQSFVAEGKDLRQLAFDALEHTRSLLLLKAAPDAEALLDVGAEDRPRLLAQADSLSGGDLLRTLDLLGKAIIEMRNAPNHRLLLEVALVRAAAPETDPSPNGLLGRIERLERRIGIADPASPEPVAPGPVAALAPAAAAPAAPKVEAPPASPPAERPGRSDQPPQSNAPQQQPGQPSPEQVTEAPAEDAVGAQIPAAAPTPQPSRPAGVGVVGFGHVRDAWGAVMKESNKVSKRIGAYLHSSRPFSMEGDDLVVEVQSGFHAQAMSEQKNKEVLASAVYAALGIRPQLRFVERGKDPAVAPADPAADGSDEIEDYADAQPIEGGEHDPLELVKKGLGAEVVEERGAG; via the coding sequence ATGGCGTACCTGTCTCTCTATCGCAAGCACCGGCCCCAGAGCTTCGCCGAGATCCTCGGTCAAGATCACGTCTCCGCGACGCTTTCGAACGCCGTGAACGAGGGGCGTATCGCCCACGCCTACCTCTTCACCGGCCCCCGCGGAACGGGCAAGACCAGCACCGCGAGGATCCTCGCGAAGGCCTTGAACTGCGAGCGCGGTCCCACCTCCGATCCGTGTCAGGTATGCCGCTCCTGCGTCGCGATCACAGAGGGATCGTCGCTCGACGTGTTCGAGATGGACGCGGCCTCTCATTCGGGCGTCGACGACACCCGCGAGATCCTGGCGGGGGTTGCGCTCGGGACCGCCGGCAGCCGCAAGAAGGTCTACGTGATCGACGAGGTCCACATGCTGACGACGCAGTCGTTCAACGCGCTGTTGAAGACGCTGGAGGAGCCGCCGGACCACGTCTTGTTCGTGCTGGCGACGACCGAGTCGCACAAGGTGCTGCCCACGATCGTCTCTCGCACGCAGCGCTTCGACTTCCGCCGCTTGAGCGCCGATGTGCTCGAACAGCATCTCTCCAACGTGGCGAAGCTCGAGAACATCGAGATCGAGCAAGAGGCCCTGGCGCTGATCGCGCGCCACGCGGACGGGAGCGCTCGTGATGCGCTGTCGGCGCTGGACCAGCTCTCCAGCTTCGGCGGCGCGATAACTCTGCTCGATGCCGAAGGCTTGCTGGGCAAGAGGGCCGAGGACGCCTTCATCGAGATCTTCGACGCGATAGCGGCCGCGGACGTAGGGGCCGTGTTCCGGTGTATCCAGTCCTTCGTCGCTGAGGGCAAGGACCTGCGCCAGCTGGCGTTCGACGCGCTCGAGCACACTCGGTCGCTGCTGTTGCTGAAGGCGGCTCCCGATGCGGAGGCTCTCTTGGATGTGGGGGCCGAGGACCGTCCCCGGCTGCTGGCTCAAGCAGACTCCTTGTCGGGAGGCGACCTTCTCCGGACGCTCGATCTTCTGGGCAAGGCGATCATCGAGATGCGAAACGCTCCGAACCACCGTCTCCTGCTGGAGGTCGCGCTGGTGCGGGCCGCGGCCCCCGAGACCGACCCGTCGCCCAACGGCTTGCTCGGGCGGATCGAGCGGCTCGAGCGCCGTATCGGCATCGCCGACCCCGCGTCCCCGGAGCCTGTCGCCCCTGGCCCCGTTGCGGCTCTCGCTCCGGCCGCCGCCGCACCGGCAGCACCTAAGGTCGAGGCGCCGCCTGCTTCGCCTCCTGCGGAACGCCCCGGACGCAGCGACCAGCCACCCCAGTCGAACGCCCCGCAGCAGCAGCCGGGCCAGCCCTCACCAGAGCAGGTCACCGAAGCTCCCGCCGAGGACGCGGTCGGCGCGCAGATTCCAGCCGCGGCGCCGACGCCGCAGCCGTCGCGTCCTGCGGGTGTCGGCGTCGTCGGCTTCGGCCACGTGCGCGACGCGTGGGGGGCGGTCATGAAGGAAAGCAACAAGGTCTCGAAGCGGATCGGGGCCTACTTGCACTCCTCGCGGCCGTTCTCGATGGAGGGCGACGATCTGGTGGTTGAGGTGCAGTCCGGGTTCCACGCTCAGGCGATGAGCGAGCAGAAGAACAAAGAGGTGCTCGCGTCTGCCGTCTACGCGGCCCTCGGGATCAGACCGCAGCTTCGCTTCGTCGAGCGGGGCAAGGACCCCGCCGTGGCGCCGGCAGATCCTGCGGCGGACGGATCCGACGAGATCGAGGACTACGCCGACGCGCAGCCGATCGAGGGCGGTGAACATGATCCGCTGGAGCTCGTGAAGAAGGGGCTCGGCGCAGAGGTCGTGGAAGAGAGGGGAGCCGGATGA
- a CDS encoding aspartate-semialdehyde dehydrogenase, translated as MRVALVGATGAVGTEILRILEQREFPLDELVPIASPRSAGRRLPFRDGSIEVVALAPEVFDDVEIALFDVPDELATEWAPVATARGAVVVDNSAAWRMHDQVPLVVPEVNPAAVGDRPLNIIASPNCTTLAMVVPLGALNERARVNRLILASYQAASGSGVGGIDELWDQTQRAAKEQEKVREGLARDFLDPGDTFKHPIALNVIPQCGSLKHDGYTSEELKLCHETRKIMGLPELRATATCVRVPVVVGHGVAVHAEFDEPITPDEARDILAAAAGVEVLDYPADGIYPTPLIAAGEDPCYVGRIRQDLFDPRALEFFCVADNLRKGAALNTVQVAELLIS; from the coding sequence GTGAGGGTTGCGCTGGTAGGTGCTACCGGTGCGGTGGGAACCGAGATCCTCCGCATCCTCGAGCAGCGCGAATTCCCGCTCGATGAGCTCGTACCGATCGCGTCGCCCCGCAGCGCCGGGCGCAGGCTTCCGTTCCGCGATGGCTCGATCGAGGTGGTCGCGCTCGCGCCGGAGGTCTTCGACGACGTGGAGATCGCGCTGTTCGACGTGCCGGACGAGTTGGCTACGGAATGGGCGCCGGTGGCGACCGCGCGTGGCGCGGTCGTGGTGGACAACTCCGCGGCCTGGCGGATGCACGACCAGGTCCCGTTGGTGGTCCCGGAGGTGAACCCGGCAGCCGTCGGTGACCGGCCGTTGAACATCATCGCGAGCCCCAACTGCACGACGCTTGCGATGGTCGTGCCTCTGGGGGCTCTGAACGAGCGGGCGAGGGTGAACCGTCTGATCCTGGCGTCGTACCAAGCTGCTTCGGGTTCGGGCGTGGGCGGCATCGACGAGCTGTGGGACCAGACGCAGCGCGCGGCCAAGGAGCAGGAGAAGGTGCGCGAGGGCCTGGCGCGCGACTTCCTTGATCCCGGCGACACGTTCAAGCACCCGATCGCGTTGAACGTGATCCCGCAGTGTGGCTCGCTGAAGCACGACGGCTACACCAGTGAAGAGTTGAAGCTGTGTCACGAGACGCGCAAGATCATGGGCCTGCCCGAGCTGCGCGCGACCGCGACGTGCGTGCGGGTTCCGGTGGTCGTGGGACACGGTGTCGCGGTGCATGCGGAGTTCGACGAGCCGATCACTCCGGACGAAGCGCGCGACATCCTTGCTGCCGCCGCCGGGGTCGAGGTCCTCGACTACCCGGCCGACGGCATCTATCCCACGCCGCTGATCGCGGCGGGGGAGGATCCCTGCTACGTGGGCCGCATCCGGCAGGACCTGTTCGACCCGCGCGCGCTGGAGTTCTTCTGCGTTGCCGACAATCTGCGCAAGGGGGCCGCGCTCAACACCGTGCAGGTGGCAGAGCTGCTGATCTCGTAG
- a CDS encoding HD domain-containing protein, producing the protein MSERERYPSVRPYLGQSLAATAAVILIPVLVVLALMAVADPNVLVVAAVGVLTALTVIVIGTALWMRRPDTAFISFSDLMITRWLQRRRAENQLVEGTRLLGLDPAGQPVDQAKVSPEEQLQVLKDLTAALEAKDPYTHGHSQRVERHAYRTAAAMHLSDADIEDVRKAAALHDVGKIRVSDRILRKEGPLTQDERKMIEEHAVVGAWMVSSVGNADVIAAVRHHHEHWDGSGYPDGVAGTDIPLFARIIAVADAYDAINSTRPYRASCGRDQAVQILQAESGRQFDPQVVESFLSALPTRLPVAAGLLVALAGPHRLLRELFAWFRRFGAGSLSPAVGAAGAAVVLGASVFTPSLPQQQREAPPRVAAAEEAEREVVLGTRVKRSAKTKQVQTVSAPALQARNPRAENVERVPAAPASQRDQTDREVAVEAAADAIVPAPDQPKPESQPKPESQPKPESQPKPEPVKQEQSPPPSPHEGCAPGHAQAKGKGHQKHDDSNCG; encoded by the coding sequence ATGAGCGAGCGCGAGAGGTACCCGAGCGTCAGGCCGTACCTCGGCCAGTCTCTGGCCGCGACCGCGGCCGTCATCCTGATCCCGGTGTTGGTCGTGCTCGCGCTGATGGCGGTCGCCGACCCGAACGTGCTCGTCGTCGCCGCCGTCGGCGTCCTCACGGCGCTGACGGTGATCGTGATCGGCACCGCCCTGTGGATGCGGCGACCGGACACCGCCTTCATCAGCTTCAGCGACCTCATGATCACGCGCTGGCTGCAGCGCCGGCGCGCCGAGAACCAACTCGTCGAAGGCACGCGCTTGCTCGGCCTCGATCCCGCGGGACAGCCGGTCGACCAGGCCAAGGTGAGCCCCGAGGAGCAGCTGCAGGTCCTGAAGGACCTCACCGCCGCGCTCGAAGCGAAGGACCCGTACACGCATGGACACTCGCAGCGCGTGGAGCGTCATGCCTACCGCACAGCCGCGGCTATGCACCTTTCGGACGCGGACATCGAAGACGTTCGTAAAGCCGCCGCGCTCCACGACGTTGGCAAGATCCGCGTCTCGGATCGCATCCTGCGCAAGGAGGGACCGCTCACCCAGGACGAGCGCAAGATGATCGAGGAGCATGCCGTCGTCGGCGCGTGGATGGTGTCAAGCGTCGGCAACGCCGATGTGATCGCCGCGGTGCGTCATCATCACGAGCACTGGGACGGGAGCGGTTATCCGGATGGCGTAGCGGGAACCGACATCCCGCTTTTCGCCCGGATCATCGCGGTCGCCGACGCCTACGATGCGATCAACTCTACGCGTCCCTACCGCGCCAGCTGTGGACGCGACCAGGCGGTTCAGATCCTGCAGGCGGAATCAGGCCGGCAGTTCGACCCTCAGGTGGTCGAGTCCTTCCTCTCCGCCCTCCCGACGCGCCTTCCGGTTGCGGCAGGATTGCTGGTTGCGCTCGCCGGGCCGCACCGCTTGCTGCGCGAGCTCTTCGCCTGGTTCCGCCGCTTCGGCGCCGGGAGCCTCAGCCCCGCGGTAGGCGCCGCCGGTGCAGCAGTCGTGCTGGGCGCGTCGGTGTTCACGCCCAGCCTCCCGCAGCAGCAGCGCGAAGCCCCTCCACGGGTGGCGGCAGCCGAAGAGGCCGAGCGCGAGGTGGTCCTCGGCACTCGAGTGAAGCGCTCCGCGAAGACGAAGCAGGTCCAAACCGTCTCGGCTCCCGCTCTGCAGGCACGCAATCCGCGCGCAGAGAACGTCGAGCGCGTGCCAGCGGCCCCTGCTTCCCAGCGGGATCAGACAGATCGAGAGGTCGCCGTCGAGGCTGCCGCCGACGCGATCGTCCCCGCTCCGGATCAACCGAAGCCCGAGTCGCAACCGAAGCCCGAGTCGCAACCGAAGCCGGAGTCGCAACCGAAGCCCGAGCCCGTCAAGCAGGAGCAATCTCCGCCTCCGAGCCCGCACGAGGGGTGCGCCCCGGGGCACGCGCAAGCCAAAGGCAAGGGTCACCAGAAGCACGACGACTCGAACTGCGGCTAA
- a CDS encoding NAD(P)/FAD-dependent oxidoreductase, with the protein MEDVVVVGGGPAGLAAALWLGRYRRRTVVIDVAQPRNRFVSATHGYLGSDGWSPEQVRAAAEGDVDRYDTVRRVHTNVQKIVRSNGEFHVATDEGELVARRILLACGVKDVTPDIPGFMELYGEHIFHCSCCDGYESSDLDVLAIGWGEHTAGYALDLLEWGARVTLVTNGEEFEGDRGCEAALNRHNVEIVEEKVTGFDVEDGRMTAATVESGRTIPAQRAFFSIKHEPRNQLAKELGCKVDDMGYVQVGAHGETSVEAVYAAGDMTPGEQLIQAAASEGAIAGIACAMSLRGAPPAPGVPEPGPDPEAELGS; encoded by the coding sequence GTGGAGGATGTCGTTGTCGTCGGCGGAGGGCCCGCCGGGCTGGCCGCCGCGCTCTGGTTAGGCCGCTACCGGCGCCGAACCGTCGTCATAGACGTCGCACAACCTCGTAACCGCTTCGTCAGCGCGACCCACGGCTACCTCGGAAGCGACGGGTGGAGCCCCGAGCAGGTCCGGGCTGCGGCGGAGGGTGACGTAGATCGGTACGACACCGTCAGGCGCGTCCACACGAACGTCCAGAAGATCGTCCGAAGCAACGGCGAGTTCCACGTCGCGACGGACGAAGGAGAGCTGGTTGCGCGGCGGATCTTGCTCGCGTGTGGTGTCAAGGACGTCACGCCGGACATCCCAGGCTTCATGGAGCTCTACGGAGAGCACATCTTCCATTGCTCTTGTTGCGATGGCTACGAAAGCTCTGATCTCGACGTCCTTGCGATCGGCTGGGGCGAGCACACCGCGGGCTACGCCCTCGACTTGTTGGAGTGGGGCGCGCGCGTCACGCTGGTCACGAACGGCGAGGAATTCGAAGGCGACCGCGGTTGCGAGGCGGCCCTGAACCGCCACAACGTCGAGATCGTCGAAGAGAAGGTGACCGGCTTCGACGTCGAAGACGGAAGGATGACGGCAGCAACCGTCGAGTCCGGCCGCACCATCCCGGCGCAGCGCGCTTTCTTCTCGATCAAGCACGAGCCCCGTAACCAGCTCGCCAAAGAGCTCGGCTGCAAGGTCGACGACATGGGCTACGTACAGGTGGGCGCGCACGGCGAAACATCGGTCGAGGCGGTTTACGCCGCGGGGGACATGACGCCGGGCGAGCAGCTGATCCAGGCGGCCGCATCGGAGGGAGCCATCGCGGGGATCGCGTGCGCGATGTCACTGCGAGGTGCACCGCCGGCACCGGGGGTCCCCGAGCCCGGTCCCGATCCCGAAGCCGAGCTCGGCTCGTAG